One Methylocapsa sp. D3K7 DNA window includes the following coding sequences:
- the rpmD gene encoding 50S ribosomal protein L30 → MTSSTQARVIVEQIKSPIGRPASQRATLIGLGLNKIGRRSSLEDTSAVRGMIAKVAHLIRVVDETAADGEVRTKS, encoded by the coding sequence ATGACTTCCAGCACCCAGGCCCGGGTCATCGTCGAACAGATCAAGAGCCCGATCGGACGCCCTGCTTCGCAACGCGCGACGCTCATCGGGCTTGGTCTCAATAAGATTGGCCGCCGATCCTCTCTTGAGGATACGTCCGCCGTGCGGGGTATGATCGCCAAGGTGGCGCATCTCATTCGCGTCGTCGACGAGACCGCCGCAGATGGCGAAGTGAGGACAAAGTCATGA
- the rplO gene encoding 50S ribosomal protein L15 — protein sequence MNLNEIADNPGSSRPRMRVGRGIGSGKGKTCGRGVKGQKARTGVAIKGFEGGQMPLHRRLPKRGFRNPFSIHYNEVNLGRIQAAVDAGKLDPSAQVTLESLIAAGVCSKPLDGVKILGNGTLAAKLSFEVAAASKSAVAAIEAAGGSIVLSRVQTGAAEAEA from the coding sequence ATGAATCTAAACGAAATCGCCGACAATCCCGGCTCGTCCCGCCCGCGTATGCGGGTCGGACGCGGGATCGGGTCTGGCAAGGGCAAGACTTGCGGGCGTGGCGTGAAGGGACAGAAGGCCCGGACCGGCGTCGCGATCAAGGGGTTCGAGGGCGGTCAGATGCCGCTGCACCGGAGACTGCCGAAGCGCGGCTTCCGCAACCCGTTTTCGATCCACTACAATGAGGTCAATCTCGGCCGCATTCAAGCGGCAGTTGACGCGGGCAAGCTCGACCCCAGCGCACAAGTGACGCTCGAATCGCTCATCGCTGCTGGCGTCTGCTCCAAACCGCTCGACGGGGTTAAGATCCTCGGCAACGGGACGCTCGCGGCAAAGCTTTCATTCGAAGTGGCGGCGGCGTCGAAGAGCGCCGTGGCGGCGATTGAAGCCGCCGGCGGCTCGATCGTGTTGTCACGCGTGCAAACCGGAGCCGCGGAGGCGGAGGCGTAA